A segment of the Flavobacterium azooxidireducens genome:
ATTATCCTAGCTTATGAACCTGTTTGGGCCATTGGAACGGGTGAAACAGCTTCACCTGAACAAGCTCAAGAAATGCATGAATTCATCCGTGAAATCATTAATAAAAATTATGGAAATGATGTTTCAGACAATGTTTCCATTTTATACGGTGGAAGCGTAAAACCTGAAAATGCGGCCGAAATTTTTTCTAAACCGGATGTGGATGGTGGTTTGATTGGTGGAGCAGCTTTAAAAAGTGATGATTTTACTAAAATTGTCTTGGCCGCTAATTAATCATTTAAAAATTAAGTATAAAAAAAGTCGTCAAATTAGACGACTTTTTTTATACTCCTATATTGAAATTACCCATTATTCATCGAAATCAAAAACTCTTCGTTGTTTCGGGTTTTCTTGAATCGGTCGTTAATAAAATCCATTGCTTCTACCGGATTCATATCGGCTAAATATTTTCGCATAATCCACATTCGTTGAATGGTGTTTTCGTCTAATAACAAATCGTCACGACGTGTGCTTGAAGAAGTTAAATCAATCGCAGGGAAAATACGCTTATTCGAAATTTTTCTATCCAATTGAAGTTCCATGTTACCGGTTCCTTTGAATTCTTCAAAAATAACTTCGTCCATTTTAGACCCAGTTTCAGTAAGAGCCGTTGCGATAATACTTAAAGAACCACCATTTTCTATGTTTCGAGCAGCTCCAAAGAAACGTTTTGGCTTTTGTAATGCATTCGCATCAACACCACCACTCAATACCTTTCCGGATGCCGGTTGAACTGTGTTATAAGCTCGTGCCAAACGCGTAATCGAATCTAATAAAATCACTACATCGTGACCACATTCTACCAAACGTTTTGCTTTTTCCAGAACGATGTTAGCTACTTTTACGTGGCGATCAGCTGGTTCATCAAACGTTGATGCGATAACTTCACCACGCACATTTCGTTGCATGTCGGTTACCTCTTCCGGACGTTCGTCTATCAATAAAACTATTAAATATACTTCCGGATGATTGGCGGCAATGGTGTTGGCAATATCTTTCAACAACATTGTCTTACCTGTTTTTGGCTGAGCTACAATCATTCCGCGTTGCCCTTTTCCTATAGGAGAAAATAAATCGATAATTCGGGTTGAAACGGTAGCTTGTTTTTCGGCTAATTTGAATTTTTCTTGTGGAAAAATCGGAGTCAAATGTTCAAACGAAACGCGATCTCTCACGACTTGCGGATCATGACCATTAATTTTTAACACTTTTACTAAAGGGAAAAACTTCTCTCCTTCTTTTGGAGGTCGAACCACACCTTTTACAGTATCTCCGGTTTTTAAACCAAATAATCTGATTTGTGAAGTGGAAAGATAAATATCATCGGGTGAAGCTAAATAATTATAATCGGAAGAACGCAAAAAACCATAACCATCGGGCATCATTTCTAAAACACCTTCACTTTCTATAATTCCATCAAACTCATAATCGGCATCGCGATAGTTGGTTTTTTTGTTTTTGAAGTTTGGATTTTGATTTTGATTACCATTTCCGTTTCCATTACCATTTTGGTGCTTTTGAAAAGGTTGGTTTTGCTGACGTTGCGGCTGATTTTCTTGATTGGATGGCTGACTTTCATCGTTTGCAACAGGGGATTCTGCTTCTGAAGATTCAGCTACTTCAGAGTTTTCCTGATTCTTTTTAAAAACCTTTTTCTCAAACTTTGATTTTACAAACTTTACCGGTCTTTCTACTTTTTTTAAATCTTCCGTTGATTCTTGTGGATCTGAAGGTTTTTCAACATGAACCGGTTTTTCAACTTCAACAG
Coding sequences within it:
- the rho gene encoding transcription termination factor Rho gives rise to the protein MFEISVLKEMKLSELQEIAKAAKTIKFNGVKKDDLIQKIIETQNSVSKSEENQSNDAASKSKRARIIAPKEKIEEVSTLFSESEAKKTVEVEKPVHVEKPSDPQESTEDLKKVERPVKFVKSKFEKKVFKKNQENSEVAESSEAESPVANDESQPSNQENQPQRQQNQPFQKHQNGNGNGNGNQNQNPNFKNKKTNYRDADYEFDGIIESEGVLEMMPDGYGFLRSSDYNYLASPDDIYLSTSQIRLFGLKTGDTVKGVVRPPKEGEKFFPLVKVLKINGHDPQVVRDRVSFEHLTPIFPQEKFKLAEKQATVSTRIIDLFSPIGKGQRGMIVAQPKTGKTMLLKDIANTIAANHPEVYLIVLLIDERPEEVTDMQRNVRGEVIASTFDEPADRHVKVANIVLEKAKRLVECGHDVVILLDSITRLARAYNTVQPASGKVLSGGVDANALQKPKRFFGAARNIENGGSLSIIATALTETGSKMDEVIFEEFKGTGNMELQLDRKISNKRIFPAIDLTSSSTRRDDLLLDENTIQRMWIMRKYLADMNPVEAMDFINDRFKKTRNNEEFLISMNNG